The following proteins come from a genomic window of Pocillopora verrucosa isolate sample1 chromosome 6, ASM3666991v2, whole genome shotgun sequence:
- the LOC131787991 gene encoding uncharacterized protein, whose product MPESSIDNRDVLECVEAGGRRKKARFPNQWSSSTTPHQRTLELEGVIEVLREYDSVEGNDINCSICGKLYKSKVCFTKHLWEHSVYWDLFDALKNQERVLSIQAAIILSQPYLEFLLVTSPTSTEKKKEDPKPNSIFRKNATRKRQRESSTCSVDF is encoded by the exons ATGCCAGAATCTAGCATTGATAACAGGGATGTTTTGGAGTGCGTTGAAGCCGGTGGCCGTCGTAAGAAAGCAAGATTTCCTAATCAGTGGAGTTCGAGCACAACACCTCACCAGCGAACATTGGAACTCGAAGGAGTCATCGAGGTTTTGCGCGAATACGATTCAGTCGAAGGCAATGATATAAACTGCTCTATTTGTG gaAAACTGTATAAAAGTAAGGTGTGTTTTACAAAGCATTTATGGGAACATAGCGTCTACTGGGATCTGTTCGATGCGCTAAAAAATCAAGAGCGTGTCCTGTCGATTCAGGCTGCAATTATTCTCTCGCAACCATATCTGGAATTTTTGCTCGTAACTTCGCCGACAtcgacagaaaagaagaaagaagaccCTAAACCGAATAGTATTTTCCGGAAAAATGCGACAAGAAAAAGGCAACGAGAGTCATCAACATGTTCCGTAGACTTCtaa